The Juglans regia cultivar Chandler chromosome 2, Walnut 2.0, whole genome shotgun sequence genome includes a window with the following:
- the LOC109019650 gene encoding E3 ubiquitin-protein ligase SINAT5-like: protein MERDSFECVSSLDGIDEEEIQHDHQFESLLKSRNNVVPPAPSRSTSVHELLECPVCTNSMYPPIHQCQNGHTLCSTCKTRVHNRCPTCRQELGDIRCLALEKVAESLELPCKYGFLGCTEIFPYYSKLEHEAQCSFRPYNCPYAGSECPVVGDIPFLVAHLRDDHKVDTHVGCTFNHRYVKSNPREVENATWMLTVFNCFGHYFCLHFEAFLIGIAPVYMGFLRFMGDEIEAQNFSYSLEVGANGRKLMWEGTPRSIRDNHRKVRDSHDGLIIQRNIALFFSGGDRKELKLRVTGRIWKEQQNPDGGVCIPNICS, encoded by the exons ATGGAAAGGGATAGCTTTGAATGTGTGTCGTCTTTGGATGGGATCGATGAGGAAGAGATCCAACACGACCATCAGTTCGAGTCCTTGCTGAAGTCCCGCAACAATGTGGTCCCGCCGGCACCCTCTCGGAGCACTAGCGTCCATGAACTTCTCGAATGCCCCGTCTGTACCAACTCTATGTACCCTCCGATTCACCAG TGCCAGAATGGACATACTCTGTGTTCTACCTGTAAAACTAGGGTACATAACCGGTGCCCCACTTGTAGACAAGAGCTTGGAGATATTAGGTGTCTGGCATTGGAGAAGGTGGCAGAGTCACTTGAACTTCCCTGCAAGTATGGCTTCTTGGGATGCACAGAGATTTTCCCCTACTACAGCAAGCTCGAGCATGAGGCTCAATGTAGCTTCAGACCATACAATTGCCCATATGCGGGATCTGAGTGTCCTGTAGTTGGAGACATCCCTTTTCTTGTAGCCCATCTGAGGGACGATCATAAGGTAGACACCCATGTGGGCTGCACATTCAATCACCGCTATGTCAAGTCCAATCCCCGCGAGGTAGAGAATGCGACCTGGATGCTTACA GTTTTCAACTGTTTTGGTCACTACTTCTGCCTGCACTTTGAAGCGTTCCTGATTGGCATAGCCCCAGTTTACATGGGATTCCTTCGTTTCATGGGTGATGAAATTGAAGCGCAAAACTTCAGCTACAGCCTGGAGGTTGGGGCAAATGGCAGGAAGCTGATGTGGGAAGGCACTCCCCGGAGCATTCGTGATAACCATAGGAAAGTCCGAGATAGCCATGATGGTCTAATAATTCAGCGAAACATTGCACTTTTTTTCTCTGGTGGAGACAGGAAGGAGCTCAAGCTCCGGGTTACTGGACGAATTTGGAAAGAACAGCAGAATCCAGATGGAGGGGTTTGCATACCCAATATCTGCAGTTGA